The Spinacia oleracea cultivar Varoflay chromosome 2, BTI_SOV_V1, whole genome shotgun sequence DNA segment TGTCAAAGGTAAATGAAAAACCTTTATTATAATTCTGGTTCTGGGTTCATTTTTTGCACGAGTATTTGATGTGGAGTCTCTCAATATCTAGGGGTAAAACTGTGTATATCCCCAAAAACTGCCATAGGCGTACGTTAGAGGTATTTGTGTCATGTTGATATCAATGTTGGCTTAAACACACAAGCATTTATTTGACCTTATTGGCTGATTGAAATCCTTTTGACAAATGTTTAAATCTGTTCAGGTTGAGAACCAGGAGGGTGTGATCAACTTCGACGAGATTTTAAGGGAGAGTGATTCTTTCATGGTTGCTCGTGGTGATCTTGGAATGGAGATTCCAGTTGAAAAAATCTTCTTGGCACAGAAGATGATGATTTACAAGTGTAACCTTGCAGGCAAACCAGTGGTAACTGCAACCCAGATGCTTGAATCTATGATAAAATCACCAAGGCCCACCCGAGCTGAAGCCACCGACGTCGCCAACGCCGTCCTTGACGGAACCGATTGTGTGATGCTTAGTGGCGAGAGTGCAGCCGGGGCTTACCCCGAGCTAGCTGTCAAGATCATGGCTCGTATCTGTATCGAGGCGGAATCTTCCCTCGATTACGCGGCCATCTTCAAGGAAATGATCAGGGCAACTCCACTCCCAATGAGCCCATTAGAGAGTCTTGCATCTTCCGCTGTCCGAACCGCTAATAAAGCGCAGGCGAAGCTCATTGTTGTGATGACACGTGGCGGTACAACTGCCAAATTGGTCGCTAAGTACAGGCCCGCAGTACCGATCCTGTCAGTAGTTGTCCCTGTATTGACAACTGACTCTTTTGACTGGACTTGCAGCGATGAAACCCCAGCAAGGCACAGTCTTGTGTACAGAGGTTTAATCCCTCTATTAGCCGAGGGGTCTGCTAAGGCAACTGACTCGGAGTCTACCGAGGTGATATTGGAGGCTGCCTTGAAGAAAGCAACCGAGAGGGGGTTGTGTTTGCCTGGTGATGCTATCGTGGCACTTCATCGTATTGGTGCTGCATCCGTGATCAAGATATGCATCGTGAAGTAATTGTTGTCAACAGCGTACTTTAGTCTTGACACTGGTCCATTGGAAGTATGGGCGGTATGTTGGTGGCTTACCTTATTTTGATGGTACTTTTACTACGGTTTGTAATGTCTTGGCCGAATTATTTTTGGATTACTCTTAGTTGTTATGATTATGGTCTTACAACAGATCAGTGTTTTGCATCTCTTAAACTAGAAATAAACCCAAGGACAGATAAATCTCAGGCAACTGTGTTTTTAATTCTTGGATTTCTTTTTCCTGCAGATTTTCCTGCCATAATGTTTTTCTCCCCTCTACATTCCCTTTCAAGTTTGCAGGTTTAAGGTGGCGTAAAGGAGAATTAACAGGTGATTAGTGTATGTTTGGGGACCATGTGGAATAATGGTGGAGGGCATGTTTTACTTTCTCTTTTTCTCTAGAGGCAGGGTTGAGCTTGGTAGCCACGCCACACGCGCAATGTGCCGTAGTGGAAGAAACGAAACTGGCGTCCAAATTGGATATGCCAAATGCTTATCTTTGGCCCCCCTCTCCCTttattgggggggggggggggggggaatgagTCTTTGGGGAATGCCTACACTTTAGTTGGTATTTTGTCTTGcttggctgttggctgttgcTACCCATAGAAGAGTCGCCCCCTTTCCCTACGTGGAGGTCGAGTCTTAGGACTTGGGCTATCAAATCGGGCCATTGATCGGGTATAATCGGATTATGTAGTTGTACGGGGTCATTGTGATTATGCGGAGTAAATGTGTGATTTATCTTTTTCCGAGTTACTTGGGTTTTTGTCAGAAATCGGTTGAATAGGGTCAGTTTTGACTACCAGGATCAGTAAAAATGCCCACCAT contains these protein-coding regions:
- the LOC110782121 gene encoding pyruvate kinase, cytosolic isozyme translates to MANIDIEGILKEIPEDGRVPKTKIVCTLGPASRSVPMLEKLLRAGMNVARFNFSHGTHEYHQETLENLKIAMQNTQILSALMLDTKGPEIRTGFLKDGKPVQLTEGHEITVSTDYTIKGDSEMICMSYKKLAVDLKPGNVILCADGTITLTVLSCDTAAGTVRCRCENTAVLGERKNVNLPGVVVDLPTLTEKDTEDILEWGVPNNIDMIALSFVRKGSDLVHVRKVLGPHAKHIQLMSKVENQEGVINFDEILRESDSFMVARGDLGMEIPVEKIFLAQKMMIYKCNLAGKPVVTATQMLESMIKSPRPTRAEATDVANAVLDGTDCVMLSGESAAGAYPELAVKIMARICIEAESSLDYAAIFKEMIRATPLPMSPLESLASSAVRTANKAQAKLIVVMTRGGTTAKLVAKYRPAVPILSVVVPVLTTDSFDWTCSDETPARHSLVYRGLIPLLAEGSAKATDSESTEVILEAALKKATERGLCLPGDAIVALHRIGAASVIKICIVK